tccatgacataaaaaagctatgatccctacccttattgatgtcacttgttaaatccacttcaaccagtgtagatgaaggggtgaAGGGTAGGAGACCgggtaaagaaggatttttaagctttgagacaattgagacatgaattgtgtatgtgcgccattcagagggtgaacgggcaagacaataGATTTACGTGCCTTTGAACAGGGGCCAAGAACTGAAACGcttctgggtttttcacactcaacacaTTCCTATGTGTATCAAGAACAATCCACCACTCAAacaacatccagccaacttgacacaactgtgggaagcattggagtcaacatgggccaacatccgtGTGGAAAACTTTTGACACATTGTATAGTTCATGCCCtgacgaactgaggctgttctgaaggggGTGGGTTTGGGCTGCTTATATTATCTCCAAGCTACTGAAATAACCTAAGCTAGGATTACAATGGAAAAGAGACAAGAGTTGTAGAGCTCATTATCCAAAATACTTCTCATTCAGTAGTCCACCAGCGTAGCTCCTCAGAGAGGTGCACCCGCAGTCTTCAGGCCAAGTCACGGTGAAAGAAGAGTCAGGTGGATGTGTTGTGCTCCAAAACAGCTCCATCAGAGAATATTCCATTAGTTTTAAATCTTCAAAGAAGCAGGGGTAGAAACTCTTGGAGAGTCCAGAAGTGCATAATATAGTTTCACTTCAAGTCTTCCTTGTAGTTTCTGTCTTTGAAAAAGTATCATACAGAGTGTCTATAGGTAACATGATTCATAGTTATTCCAACGATTCAGATCGTTGGTCCAGATTTCACAATAAAAACGAATCCAGAAATATCACATTGGTGTGTCTCTTTGATACAAGTCGGAATAAGACAAAACACTTCCTTTAAAACAGGTTTCTCCTCCTTCCTTTTAAAATGCCCATCCTCTCCGGTAGCTCAGTTGACCTTAAAGAGACCGAAGTAATGCTTTCCCGTGATGTGGAGGTTGAAAGCGGGGCCTGTGATGGCTTTTAgctccacccccttctccaggCGCAGCAGGCCGGACACCTGGCAGGGTTTGAGGAAGTGGAACTGGTGTGATCCGGCTGCAGGCGTAGTCCCGTAGCCCTCCATGCACTGTAACCTCTGAAGCCGCTGGCTCCCCCTCACCACCGCCACGTCCAGCTTCACCAGCTGAGACTGGTTCTCATTGAACAACACCTgtgagatagagatggagaaaaTGAAGGAAGACGAAGCAGAGAGTAGAACAACAGGGGTCAATCAGCGTTTGATTAAGCCTGTGTTGTTTGACAGGTGTCGTTCCGTCCAGGTGGACACAGGACTACAACTCCCAGAGGCTCACCTGACAGTACAGGAAGTAGACTCCCGTTCTCTCAACTGTGAAGATGCCTCTGTCTGCGTTGTATTTCACCGCCTTGCTCATATTCAAGTGCTCGGAGTCCGTCCATCCTTTTATCAAGCCGTCCTCTCCcactgaaacacagacacacacatttcagGCACTGAAAGGGAGGAACCGATGCACGCGTAAATATAACAACATATTATTTTATCTGTCTTTATactgtaggtttgtgtgtgtagggATGATTTATTACAATTTGTAACACTCATCGGGGACAGAGATCTTACGAAACCAATTCCAGAAATGCCGAAGACTTTTCCATCATAAATGTCATCATCCACGTTTATGAAGCTTACCTTTCTGAACAGACTCTTTGGTTActggtggaaagagagagagggaaaggggaattAGGATTTTAGAACTGTTATTCAATCCAAACCACTTCAACAGATGCTACATTATAACACTATGAAGATCTGCCAAGTCACTTACTCTCAAACTGAGAAGCCACTTTCTTTCCATTTCCATTCTTCCCTTTCCCAGTTCCCCCTTGCAAAGGGAAGAAGGAAGAACGAATTAGTTAATATGACAGACGAGAAAAATTCAGAGGTGTTTTTGTTTTCCTTCATTTGTCACAGCTGTGGTGTGTGTCGTAGAAACCataatgtattcatttgtggttGTTTATCCACCACCTGAATACTCAAACGGCTCTAACAGATGGAGAAGGATTTCCTTTCTCCTCTACTCcggctctgctctactctgctagGATATCAGTCTTTTTTTACTTCCTGTTTTTTAGCCTacttttgtctctgtctctctctactttctGTGCCAGCTGGGTCCAGTCAACTGAAACACAGTCAATtaagagagaataggagagaaagggaggatagggatagatagagggagagagagtgagaaagcaaaagagaatgtgagagacagaagacagttagggagagagagatagagagaggggggaaagatagagcaaaagagagagggagacctttGGCTGTTCTATGACCCAAATTAGCTGTGAAGGCCCTGTCAGGAAAAACAGGCAAGAGCAACAGCCATGGCCACCGTtcaaataaatacaataaataaaaTCCATCTCGAaaactgggggagagagggagagaggggggtgagacagGCCTCGTTGTTCACCAGAGGTTTGTTTTAG
The genomic region above belongs to Oncorhynchus masou masou isolate Uvic2021 chromosome 27, UVic_Omas_1.1, whole genome shotgun sequence and contains:
- the LOC135516306 gene encoding tumor necrosis factor ligand superfamily member 12-like, whose product is MVTGECGTTMHRILRRRKVRKLRFVWAFMAMVALSLSACSALFTAWTWRQTRDLSQSLKTLQDRLEQVNTQRKAIVQLIMEKRDLLVGQRVKRDGGTGKGKNGNGKKVASQFEITKESVQKVGEDGLIKGWTDSEHLNMSKAVKYNADRGIFTVERTGVYFLYCQVLFNENQSQLVKLDVAVVRGSQRLQRLQCMEGYGTTPAAGSHQFHFLKPCQVSGLLRLEKGVELKAITGPAFNLHITGKHYFGLFKVN